ACGAAAGCAATGCGGGCAAAAGACGACCCTGCTCCACAAGTGCTTTACCGAGCTGAAAATGACTTGAACGATGATACTGGTTCAGTTCAATTGATTTCTGAAAACAGGTTACTGCATCGGCATATTTCTTCTGCTTCACATAGGTAAGCCCTTTATGGTAGTAGAGGTAAAAGAAATAGGGAAATTTCTCAATGCCTTCGTCGAATGCTTTGTGCGCATCGTCATACTTAGCCATCTCACGATTCGACTCACCGATATACTGGTAAAAATCGGCCTCAAAACGATTTCTCATTTTCAGCCCTTTCTGCGCGGTAATGAGGCAGAGGCTGTCGTCGTGATTATCATTGTAGGCCGAAGCGAGACGGAGTATGGCATAGGCGTAGTTCGTATCGTTCGGGTGACATTTTTTGTAATTGGTTATGGCTTTTTCGTACTTGCCGGTGAGCTCATAAAACGAGCCCTGGATAAGCAATTCACCGGAAGATGTGTATTCTTCTTCATCAACCTGAGCAAACACAGACTGCCAGGAAAACAAAAACGAAAAAACGAGGGTCAGGCGAAAAATCTGATTCATTTGAAAAGTGAACGGGTTAGGTTATTCAATGAGAATTACAACGGGTTTTACCCGGCAAACAAAAATAACAATTTCGGCGATTTATCAGTCCTGTTTAAGAAGATCGCTGAGGAGCTGATTAAGGCGTTGTTCGGCCTGCAGGCGGCCTATGGAAAACGTGGATAAATCGACTGTTTTCAGCCATGCATAAATGGCCAGAGCTTTGCGGCAACGGTCGGAAGCTGCGGCATTATCGTGGTTGTGATGAAGGAAGGCCTCCATTTCAAGTGCGCGGGCCAGCGCATCGGCCTGCGCGGGTGTGAGCGGATTTTCCTGCCCGATTAAATCTGCAAGTGCCTCCGGCGTGAGGCGGTAAAGCACTTCGGGGGTGATTCCAAAAAACGGATGATAGCTTTCGGCCAGTTCGTGCAAGGCATCTTCGCGGCGCTGCTGGTTGCGCAGGCCCATTGCCCGTGCAAGCACGCGGGCAAACTCCTCAATCATGCGCTGTACGTAATCGCGGCGATACATGTTGACTTTTCAGATAACAGACCATGGCTTTTAACATAGCCGGTGCAATGCCCGGTGAAAAAAGCCAACAGGCCAAAAGTACAAATGCCCGGCACGATTATGAAATGCTACAGCTGCAGAAAGCACCATTCGTGGTGTTTTCGCACAGCAAGCAGTTAACATTCAGACAGGGAAGCTGACATCGTACAGAAACTGAAACTGACGGCTTGCCAGCGATGAGGGTAATATTCGCATGAGCGCATTGCGCATTGCAGCAAGCAGGCGACTGTCTGTTTGCGCCAATTTACCCACGCGAAGGCTTTCTTCCACAATCCGGCTTGTGCGCGGCAGGCGCATGGCCGAGAAACTGCGCAGGCTCTGCTCCACGGTATCTGCCGTTGTTAAATATGCGGGGAGCAAAACCGCATCTTCAATGGCCTGACAGGCGCCCTGTCCGAGATTTGGCGTAGTAGCGTGGCCTGCATCGCCAAGCAGCAGCACGCGCCCGTAAGCCAGCGACTGCAGCGGCTTGAGGTCGATAATATCATTGTGCATAAGCTGTGCAGGCGGCGTGGCAGCCAGCAGTTGCGAAACGGGATAATGAAAACCGGCAAAGTGGTTTTGCAATTCACTCAGCTTCCATGCAGCGAAGCGCGGGTCGTTTTCCTGCGATGTATTTATGCAGGCGTACCAGTACACGCGGTTGTTTGTGAGCGGACAAATGCCAAAGCGTCCGGCCGTATCCCATGTTTCGCTGAAGGCGATGCGCGTGGTATCTACCGTGGCGGCAGTAACGCCGCGCCAGCAGGTGTAGCCGGCATAGCGATGTGCAACATGCGGCAAAAGCTGGCGGCGAATCGTGCTGTGAATGCCGTCGGCCGCAAGAAGCAGGTCGCCCTGCCAGGCGCTGTTGTCGGTAAAATGCAGTACAATACCGGCGGCTGTTTCGCTGAAATGGCTTACGGTTTTGCCGGTGTGTAATGTGCCCGGCAGCAGTTTGCTGCGCAGCAGTTCATGCAGTTCGGCACGATGCAGCGTGTAGGTATGCATTTTACCCGACGGATGCGAAAAATCGTTTGCCGAAATTACGTTCCCGTTCCGCGATAAAATCAGTGCTTTGTCAATAAGCGAACCCGCCGCAATAACCTCTTCGCCTGCACCAATGCTTTTGAGCGCACTTATCGCATTTGCGGCCAGCGCAATACCTGCACCCACAGCCTTTAGTTCGGGTGCGCGTTCGGCAAGTTGTACTTCATGCCCCGCGCGCTGAAGGGCAATGGCTGCGGTTAATCCGCCTATTCCGGCTCCGGCAATGAGAACTTTCATATTACCAAGATTTAGAACAAATGTACTAATTTATTTTTCACTGGAACATTTGTACTAAATATTTATTTTTACAGGGTGACTACCAAAGAACGCATACTTCGCACCGCGCTTGAACTTTACAACAAATCGGGTCCCGAAACCGTAACCGTGCGGCACATCGCCGCCGAAATGGGCATCAGTCACGGCAACCTCTGCTATCATTACCCCAACACCGAAGCCATTGTGCGGGCGCTGTATGATGAGCTGGTGGCCGAAATGAACAGGATGGTAACGGATTCGCAATCAAATTCGGCAGGCGATTTGAAAGCGGTTTTGCAAATGGTGCTCCATGCGGCGCGGCGCGGCTTCGAAACATTGTATCGTTACCGTTTTGTGTTGCTCAACTTCCACGCGATCATGCGGAGCGATGAATACATCCGCAAAAATTACAGTGAACTGACGCGTCAGCGTCAAACCGAATTCAGAATGATTACCGATGCGCTCATCCACGCCGGAATCTTCCGCCCCGAAAGCTTTCCCGGCCAGTACGATCTGCTCATCGAGCTTCAATTACTGGCCGGCGACAACTGGATAGCCCGTGCAGAAATCATTCGTAAAATGAATAAAACACAGGCAATAAATTATTACACCGATGTACTGCTTTCGCCGTGGACGGCGATAATGACCGAGCAGGGAATGAAGATGTACAGAGAGCTTTCAGGGAAATGAGTAACCGAAATCGCCGGAAAAATAAAATACGAGATAATAAGCGGAAGGCTCGGCGAGATGCTCCTCCGGCTCAAGGCTGGTTTGGAAAATTTCTTGATGTGGTTTTCTTTGAGTTTTATCTTGTTGGAAAAATAGCCCAAAGAGGGATTAGTGTTAGTGGTCAAACTTCATGGATAATGTTAATGATTGGGGTAATGTATTTCCCTCTATTATTTGATAATGCGTCAAAACAGCTGAGTCTTTCTATAAAGATATTGATTGGCATTCAACTGCTTTTACAACTCATTTGGTGGTTGCGTTATGGGAATGACACACAAATTGAATTACTGAAAGTTAGACGCAGAGACAGACATCCTCTTATGTTTTTAGTGATCTGGGGGCCAATTTTTGGGTATCCGCTTTGGCGGTTATATGTGTGGTACTAACTAAAGACAACGCCCGCCAAATATCGATTGGCGGGCGTTGTTAATTATTTTATAGCATGCACAGAACGAAGTCACAGACTTCGCTAAATGTTCCGAAAAGCTACGGCAGTCTTCGACAGCTTAAACTTTTCGGAGCATTTTGAGTTATACAGCCGAAACTTTTCAGGGCTATATCAACCAATCATTTCAACCGATCGGCGAATGAATTTGGTTAACTCCTCGCCTTTGAGTAATCCCTGAGCAAGCAACGCCAGATCGGCCGATTGCTTGAGGAGTTGCTGTTGTTTTTCGGCATCAGCCTCCTGCGCAATTTTATAAATGAGCGGATGATTTGCATTTACCACAAGGTTATGCATATCGGGCAGTGAGCCGTAAAAACCTGCACTGCCGCCCGAAAGCGCGCTCATGTCTTTCATACGTCGCATAAACTCAGGACGCGTGATCAGCATCGGGGCCTCTGTTTCGCTGAGCGACTCGAACACTACCGTGTATTTTTCTTTGGGCACAATGCCTTCAACCACAGGCTTGAGTTTATCTTTTTCTTCATCGCTCAGCTTCGAGGGTTGCACATCGTCTTTGGCAATGAGTTTATCCACCGTGTTCGAATCGACACGCACAAACATGGTGTTTTCGAGTTTCGACTCGAGGAAGTTGATGTAATGCGGATCAATCGGACTGTCGAACACAAGCACATCGTAGCCGCGCCCGGAAGCTGAATGAATATAGCTGTGCTGCGCCTCGGTATCGTTGGTGTAGAGGAATACCACTTTTTTGTCCTTGTCGGTTTGCACGGTTTCCACGTGCTGGCGGTATTCGTCGAGGGTGAAGTATTTACCTTCCGTATTTTTCAGGAGTGCATACTTGCGTGCGCGTTCGTAGAACTTATCGTCGCTGAGCATGCCGTATTGTACGAAGATGCGGATATCATCCCACTTCTTCACAAAGTCTTCGCGGTCTTTTTTGAAAAGCTCGTCGAGTTTATCCGCCACTTTTTTGGTGATGTGGCTGCTGATTTTCTTCACATTGGCATCGCTCTGCAAATACGAGCGCGATACGTTGAGCGGAATATCAGGCGAGTCGATTACACCGCGCAGCAGCGTGAGGAAGTCGGGCACAATTTCTTCTACTGAATCGGTTACGAAAACCTGATTGCAGTAGAGCTGAATTTTATCGCGCTGCGCATCGAGTGTTTTCTGCAGGCGCGGGAAATAGAGAATGCCGGTGAGGTTGAAGGGATAATCGACGTTGAGGTGAATCCAGAAGAGCGGATCTTCGAAATTCATCGGGTAGAGTTCGCGGTAAAACGCTTTGTAATCGTCGTCGCTGAGGTCGGCGGGCTTTTTGGTCCAGGCCGGCGCCGGGTTGTTGATTACATTGGGAACGGTGGTTTTTACCTCGTTGCCTTCGTCGTCTTTGCTGGTTTCTTCGCGTTCGCCGAAGCGGATTTCCACGGGCAGAAACTTGCAGTATTTGGTGAGGATGCCGCGCAGACGGTGCTCTTCGAGAAATTCCTGTGAATCGTCGGCAATGTGCAGGATAATATCTGTGCCGCGATCATCGCGCGAGGCTGCTTCGAGTGTGTACTCAGGGCTTCCGTCGCAAATCCAGCGCACGGCTTCGGAGCCTTCTTTATAGCTGCGTGTTACAATTTCTACTTTGTGCGCCACCATGAATGCCGAGTAGAAACCGAGGCCGAAGTGACCGATGATACCGTTTACGGCGTCGGACTTGTCTTTGTATTGATTTACAAATTCCTCAGCACCGGAGAAGGCTACCTGTGCAATGTACTTTTCGACCTCTTCGGCTGTCATACCAATGCCACGGTCGGAAATGGTGACAGTTTTGGCAGCGGGGTCGGTTTTTACACTCACGTAAAGCTGACCGGCTTCACCGGTAAATTCGCCCAGCGAGGAAAGCGCCTGGAGTTTGCGGGTAGCATCTACCGCATTGGAAACCAGCTCACGCAGAAAGATTTCGTGATCAGAATAAAGGAATTTCTTGATAATCGGGAAAATGTTCTCTGTCTGAACGTTGATTTTGCCTGTGCTCATGGAGTAGTATGTTAAGACCTCGTAGAGTTGACCAAAACTGTGCCGGGAGAAAATCCTGCCATTTTGACACTACCTGAGGATTAAAAATTTTGTCGTGGATGGACGGGACAGCAAGAGAAAGGGAGGGCAAACGCCTGTTTTTGTTTACTTTCGGGTTGAGCAAACACAAAACCTGATTCCAAATGAAAAAAGTTACCCTGATTCTTGCCGGGGTGCTGTTGTATTTTGCCGCTGAGGCCCAGCTGAACGGTACTTATACAATTGATGCCCTGCTACCGGCAAGCGCAACTAACTATCAAAGTGTCAATGCAGCCGTTGGCGATTTAGCCACCGGCACCCGCACCGACGGCGGGCCGGTAAACGGCCCCGGCGTATCGGGCCCGGTTGTGCTGCGTATTGATGCCGGCTCCGGCCCCTACAACGAACAAATTACCATTCCGGCCATCACAGGCACATCGGCCACAAACACCATTCGCCTTACCGGTGGCTCCGGTCGCGAAGCGATTACGTTTACCGGCACCACCACCGCCGACAGGCAGGTGATTAAACTCAACGGTGCGCGCCACATCATACTCGACAGCCTCACCATTGTGAATAACGACATCGGCTTCGGTTTTGGCGTACACATTACCAACAGCGCCGACAGCAACCGCGTGAGCAACTGTGTGGTGAGTGTTTTCAATGCCTCCACAAGCACAAACTTTGCCGGAATTGTAATTGGCGGCACCTCTGTAACTACAAACAGCGATGCCGGCGACGATAACGTAATTGAGAACAACACCGTGGAAGGCGGCTACTACGGCATCACCATGCGCGGGCAAAGCACCACCATTTTTAACCAGCGAAACCGAATTGTAAATAACATTATCCGCGATACCTACTTCTACGGCGTGTACTGTATTTACCAGAACCTGCCCGAAATATCGCGCAATACCATTTCGGGACGCGCCACGCAAACTTCTTCCTCATACGGTATATTCATCAGCAACACCGACTTGTTTACCTGCGAGCGCAACCGCATTTTCAATGTAGGTCTTTACGGTATTTTTATTACCACAGGCAACAACCAGGGTGGCACCGGTACAACACGCGTAAAAGTGGTAAACAACATGGTTGGCGGGGGCTGGCTTTCGGTTAATCCCTACGGCATTTATGTGGCAGGCACCTCGCGCCTGATCGATATCTGGCACAACTCGGTAAGCTTAACCAGCGGCAACGGCCGTGCAATTTATGTGCTTGGTACTTCGTCGGGACTTGACATAAGCAACAACTCACTTGCTGTATTTGGCTCTGCAACCGGCTATGCACTGTATGTAAATACTGCAGCAATGGCTACCACAATTGATTACAACAATTACTGGGCGCCCGGCTCTTCCAACTTCGTTTTCATCGGTGCGGCTTACACCACTGCAAACTATATTGGCGGCGGCGGTTTCAACAACAACTCGCGCAGTGGTGATCCGATTTACATCAACAATTTCAACAACCTGCACACCACCGCCACACAACTTTTCG
The window above is part of the Bacteroidota bacterium genome. Proteins encoded here:
- a CDS encoding DUF2867 domain-containing protein, translating into MVLSAAVAFHNRAGHLYFWPVGFFHRALHRLC
- a CDS encoding FAD-dependent monooxygenase; this translates as MKVLIAGAGIGGLTAAIALQRAGHEVQLAERAPELKAVGAGIALAANAISALKSIGAGEEVIAAGSLIDKALILSRNGNVISANDFSHPSGKMHTYTLHRAELHELLRSKLLPGTLHTGKTVSHFSETAAGIVLHFTDNSAWQGDLLLAADGIHSTIRRQLLPHVAHRYAGYTCWRGVTAATVDTTRIAFSETWDTAGRFGICPLTNNRVYWYACINTSQENDPRFAAWKLSELQNHFAGFHYPVSQLLAATPPAQLMHNDIIDLKPLQSLAYGRVLLLGDAGHATTPNLGQGACQAIEDAVLLPAYLTTADTVEQSLRSFSAMRLPRTSRIVEESLRVGKLAQTDSRLLAAMRNALMRILPSSLASRQFQFLYDVSFPV
- a CDS encoding TetR/AcrR family transcriptional regulator, with the protein product MTTKERILRTALELYNKSGPETVTVRHIAAEMGISHGNLCYHYPNTEAIVRALYDELVAEMNRMVTDSQSNSAGDLKAVLQMVLHAARRGFETLYRYRFVLLNFHAIMRSDEYIRKNYSELTRQRQTEFRMITDALIHAGIFRPESFPGQYDLLIELQLLAGDNWIARAEIIRKMNKTQAINYYTDVLLSPWTAIMTEQGMKMYRELSGK
- the htpG gene encoding molecular chaperone HtpG, translated to MSTGKINVQTENIFPIIKKFLYSDHEIFLRELVSNAVDATRKLQALSSLGEFTGEAGQLYVSVKTDPAAKTVTISDRGIGMTAEEVEKYIAQVAFSGAEEFVNQYKDKSDAVNGIIGHFGLGFYSAFMVAHKVEIVTRSYKEGSEAVRWICDGSPEYTLEAASRDDRGTDIILHIADDSQEFLEEHRLRGILTKYCKFLPVEIRFGEREETSKDDEGNEVKTTVPNVINNPAPAWTKKPADLSDDDYKAFYRELYPMNFEDPLFWIHLNVDYPFNLTGILYFPRLQKTLDAQRDKIQLYCNQVFVTDSVEEIVPDFLTLLRGVIDSPDIPLNVSRSYLQSDANVKKISSHITKKVADKLDELFKKDREDFVKKWDDIRIFVQYGMLSDDKFYERARKYALLKNTEGKYFTLDEYRQHVETVQTDKDKKVVFLYTNDTEAQHSYIHSASGRGYDVLVFDSPIDPHYINFLESKLENTMFVRVDSNTVDKLIAKDDVQPSKLSDEEKDKLKPVVEGIVPKEKYTVVFESLSETEAPMLITRPEFMRRMKDMSALSGGSAGFYGSLPDMHNLVVNANHPLIYKIAQEADAEKQQQLLKQSADLALLAQGLLKGEELTKFIRRSVEMIG